From Pseudanabaena sp. PCC 6802, one genomic window encodes:
- a CDS encoding type III pantothenate kinase translates to MTKETWLAIAIGNTHIRAAIFSGTEISVEYVKPHIELDELEYELDRYSYDRILIASVVPDVVTPWHGLAHTQIVSSQLVPIGGIYKTFGVDRALVALGAGVTYGYPVLAIDAGTSLTLTGIDATPALVGGAILPGLHAQFKCLRLNAALLPLANPPSELPTLWANDTIASMQSGVVNTVVAGLKRFIIDWQKQFPRTPVIITGGEGEYIQSYLQGGKLDKRLIFWGMRSL, encoded by the coding sequence ATGACCAAAGAAACATGGCTGGCGATCGCAATCGGTAATACTCACATTCGTGCTGCTATTTTTAGCGGTACGGAAATATCAGTGGAATATGTCAAGCCACATATAGAACTCGATGAGTTAGAGTACGAATTAGATCGGTACTCCTACGATCGGATTTTGATCGCTTCGGTTGTGCCAGACGTGGTCACGCCGTGGCATGGACTCGCGCACACCCAGATCGTTTCCAGCCAGTTGGTACCGATCGGAGGCATCTATAAAACGTTTGGAGTAGATCGCGCCTTGGTGGCACTGGGGGCGGGTGTTACCTATGGTTATCCCGTTTTAGCGATCGATGCTGGAACATCGCTAACACTGACTGGCATTGATGCTACGCCTGCTTTAGTCGGAGGGGCAATTTTACCTGGGTTGCACGCCCAGTTTAAATGCTTGCGTCTCAATGCAGCATTATTACCCTTAGCTAACCCTCCCAGCGAACTGCCGACTTTGTGGGCGAATGACACGATCGCATCCATGCAAAGCGGTGTTGTCAATACTGTAGTAGCAGGGTTGAAGCGCTTCATCATTGATTGGCAAAAACAGTTTCCTCGCACGCCAGTCATTATCACGGGCGGTGAAGGCGAATATATCCAGAGTTATCTGCAGGGTGGCAAACTGGATAAGAGGTTGATTTTTTGGGGTATGCGATCGCTCTAA
- a CDS encoding metallophosphoesterase, translating into MSMRRRQMLLLVGTGLGAAVAGGTIAKLISPGSESKSANSPDPQSSYTAKAENVSTRGNEQTPLLRFTAIADTGTGDFGQYAVADAMAKYYEAKPYPLVILAGDNIYPNGEIERVKSVFEEPYKPLLSKGVEFHAVLGNHDIITDNGVPQIEYKPFHMPDRYYTFRQGSVQFFGIDTNVNSPWKKQLAWLEESLAASDAPWKIVFGHHPIYSSGFYGNTQAFIDDLSPLFAKYNVQLYLCGHDHNYERSKDIKGTTYIVHGGGAHTRSVGKSATTAYAIAKRSFVALEVYEKRIVTEAIGTDGKVFDRGEILL; encoded by the coding sequence ATGTCTATGAGACGCAGACAAATGCTATTACTAGTCGGCACCGGACTGGGGGCTGCTGTTGCTGGGGGCACGATCGCCAAGTTGATTAGCCCTGGCTCGGAGTCTAAATCCGCCAACAGCCCCGATCCGCAAAGCTCTTATACTGCCAAAGCCGAGAATGTTAGCACCAGGGGTAACGAGCAAACCCCATTACTCAGATTTACCGCGATCGCCGATACGGGTACGGGTGACTTTGGGCAATACGCCGTTGCAGATGCAATGGCAAAATACTACGAAGCAAAACCCTATCCATTGGTAATTTTAGCTGGAGATAATATCTATCCCAATGGCGAGATCGAGCGAGTCAAGAGCGTATTTGAGGAACCTTACAAACCACTACTATCAAAGGGCGTGGAATTTCACGCCGTACTCGGCAACCACGACATTATTACCGATAACGGCGTACCTCAGATCGAATACAAGCCTTTCCACATGCCAGATCGCTACTACACATTTCGTCAGGGATCGGTACAGTTTTTTGGGATCGATACCAATGTTAACAGCCCTTGGAAGAAACAGTTAGCCTGGTTAGAGGAAAGCCTGGCTGCCAGCGATGCCCCCTGGAAGATCGTATTTGGGCATCATCCCATCTACTCCTCTGGGTTCTATGGCAATACCCAAGCTTTCATCGACGATCTTTCTCCACTATTTGCGAAATATAACGTTCAACTCTATCTGTGCGGGCACGATCATAACTACGAGCGCTCGAAGGATATCAAAGGCACGACCTATATCGTGCATGGTGGCGGCGCTCACACTCGTTCCGTGGGAAAATCTGCAACCACTGCCTACGCGATCGCCAAGCGCAGCTTTGTAGCATTGGAAGTCTACGAGAAACGGATCGTGACGGAAGCGATCGGCACGGATGGAAAAGTATTCGATCGCGGTGAGATACTTCTATAG
- a CDS encoding calcium-binding protein, translating to MAFFDLTEGPDNRTFAPGQLAGASVRGLGGNDTINGSADAEDINGNTGNDILSGGGGNDTLLGGRENDIINGNDGNDPCNGNLGNDSVFGGGGDDIVRGGQDNDSVFGDDGNDFLYGDFGTDFLTGGAGNDVFVLRTGTAVANPAFADVINDFGNGIDQIGLTAGLTEAGISLVSGGGSLPFSASDTLIRIGTGGDFLGVVLNVTPGLLTGRFTNAPG from the coding sequence ATGGCATTTTTTGATTTGACTGAAGGCCCCGATAACCGTACATTTGCACCCGGCCAACTCGCAGGCGCTTCAGTTCGTGGTTTAGGCGGTAACGATACGATAAACGGCTCGGCTGATGCCGAAGATATCAACGGTAATACTGGGAACGACATACTTAGTGGTGGCGGCGGCAACGATACTCTTCTAGGCGGAAGAGAGAACGACATCATAAATGGCAATGATGGTAACGATCCGTGTAACGGCAACTTGGGTAACGATAGCGTTTTTGGTGGTGGCGGCGATGACATCGTGCGCGGGGGGCAGGATAATGACTCTGTCTTCGGCGATGATGGTAACGATTTCCTCTACGGCGACTTTGGCACGGATTTCCTTACCGGAGGTGCGGGCAATGATGTGTTTGTCCTCAGAACTGGTACTGCTGTAGCTAATCCTGCCTTTGCCGATGTAATTAATGATTTTGGCAATGGCATTGACCAGATCGGTCTTACTGCCGGTCTTACCGAAGCAGGTATCTCTCTGGTTTCTGGTGGTGGCAGCCTACCATTTTCTGCGTCTGATACGCTGATCAGAATTGGCACAGGCGGCGATTTCTTAGGTGTAGTACTCAACGTTACACCTGGTTTATTGACCGGACGCTTTACCAACGCTCCAGGTTAG
- a CDS encoding tetratricopeptide repeat protein: MTQTLKVSSNWLRRAKLALDRHFSTQKAFAAELGLSTRKVSDFFNGRPIDSENFQRICQKLDLEWQKVARIAPKDLESMSSAPLASETKPIAAARVAPPTTQPAPVEEPSLTQSTSIPRLASHLFKNFNAPGSVDALPRKKFVPVNAIEEPEIDDDEESDDVVEPFTPTGSVASVRPEPAKPVASAKSGEPIEPVASAKSEPVKPIASAKVVEPVQPTKPVEPVKPAPSEPIAPVQVVEPVQPTKSADPVQSVKTVASKPPAAQPSKTEPQAKDAIATSPQKDSPQKAQDAASLTLEALQAVLAELNESEPNIIPTPLVGESPEEEIESRERPTKTTDRPTVEGMWEEEDGTELPLEHDDVAELPLEHLEALAEDDLLKQPAPEVAAIALRVIPEREQSERQDLKPLLKQYRDACAIEDWDAASEVIRYTDWHYLKEIGELPLILELHRQLLPNNWRNGGSKVSDPYRHWQILHNCGGASYYLGDLDAAVEFYEMALKLVPQLDRPDLELSVLYGLGLTYQAMWQYQTAIKYFQQFLMRSGEQQDWQAQTAALCSLGNIYYALRQYRTAISYYQKFLSTPPESDRQAREISILGNLGSAYYKLGDYQAAIDCQQRYLGITRVVGNYEKETNALIALGFAYSAQGLEQTAIEYHQQALNLARQLRNEHLQMSALKGLGHGYRELDNHRMAISCYQQWLEIAKKSGDRDEQVQAMYSLRKLHSTLVKAN, from the coding sequence ATGACTCAAACCCTTAAAGTTTCATCCAATTGGCTCCGTAGGGCTAAGTTAGCTCTAGATCGCCATTTCAGCACGCAGAAAGCATTTGCGGCTGAGCTAGGACTTTCGACTCGTAAGGTTAGCGACTTTTTTAATGGCCGCCCAATCGACTCTGAGAACTTTCAGCGTATCTGTCAAAAGCTGGATCTGGAGTGGCAAAAAGTTGCAAGGATAGCACCAAAGGATTTGGAGTCAATGTCATCAGCGCCTCTGGCTTCTGAGACAAAGCCGATTGCAGCAGCCAGAGTTGCGCCCCCTACCACCCAACCCGCTCCTGTGGAAGAACCAAGCCTAACTCAAAGCACTTCTATCCCGCGATTGGCATCTCACTTATTTAAGAACTTTAATGCCCCTGGCAGTGTTGATGCCCTGCCGCGCAAAAAATTTGTACCCGTGAATGCGATCGAGGAGCCTGAGATCGATGATGATGAGGAATCTGATGATGTCGTCGAACCATTTACTCCAACGGGGTCGGTGGCATCAGTTCGACCAGAACCCGCTAAGCCTGTTGCATCAGCTAAATCTGGGGAACCGATCGAACCAGTCGCATCAGCTAAATCGGAACCTGTGAAGCCTATTGCGTCTGCCAAAGTTGTCGAGCCTGTTCAGCCTACTAAACCTGTCGAACCTGTTAAACCAGCGCCGAGCGAACCTATTGCACCTGTCCAAGTCGTCGAACCCGTTCAGCCTACCAAATCGGCAGATCCTGTTCAGTCGGTTAAAACCGTTGCATCTAAACCTCCTGCAGCACAACCTTCAAAAACTGAGCCTCAAGCTAAAGATGCGATCGCAACTAGCCCGCAAAAAGATAGTCCGCAAAAAGCTCAAGATGCCGCTAGTCTGACGCTCGAAGCCCTCCAAGCTGTCCTGGCTGAGTTGAATGAGTCGGAACCAAATATTATCCCCACACCTTTAGTGGGCGAGTCCCCAGAGGAAGAGATTGAGAGCAGAGAGCGCCCAACCAAAACTACCGATCGACCCACGGTTGAGGGTATGTGGGAGGAGGAAGATGGAACTGAACTGCCGTTAGAACATGATGATGTAGCCGAACTACCGTTAGAGCATTTAGAGGCATTAGCAGAGGACGATCTGTTAAAACAACCTGCTCCTGAGGTAGCGGCGATCGCGCTGCGAGTCATTCCCGAACGCGAGCAATCCGAGCGCCAGGATCTCAAACCACTGCTCAAGCAATATCGCGATGCCTGCGCGATCGAAGATTGGGATGCCGCATCGGAAGTAATTCGCTATACGGATTGGCACTACTTGAAAGAAATAGGTGAATTGCCATTAATACTGGAACTGCACAGACAACTGCTACCCAACAACTGGCGTAACGGTGGCAGTAAAGTCAGCGATCCCTATCGCCACTGGCAAATTTTGCACAATTGCGGTGGCGCTAGTTATTATCTCGGCGATCTAGATGCCGCAGTTGAGTTCTACGAAATGGCACTGAAGCTGGTGCCTCAACTCGATCGCCCCGATCTAGAGCTTTCGGTGCTGTACGGGCTGGGTCTGACCTATCAAGCTATGTGGCAGTACCAAACTGCGATTAAGTATTTCCAGCAATTCTTAATGCGATCGGGCGAGCAGCAGGATTGGCAGGCACAAACAGCCGCACTCTGTAGCTTGGGTAATATCTACTACGCGCTGCGGCAGTATCGCACCGCCATTAGCTATTATCAAAAATTCCTCAGTACCCCACCAGAGAGCGATCGCCAGGCTAGAGAAATCAGTATTCTCGGCAACCTGGGCAGCGCCTACTATAAATTAGGCGATTACCAGGCTGCCATAGATTGCCAGCAGCGATACCTAGGCATTACAAGAGTTGTGGGGAATTACGAAAAAGAGACGAATGCTTTGATTGCCTTGGGTTTTGCCTACAGTGCCCAAGGACTAGAACAAACGGCGATCGAATATCACCAACAAGCGCTCAACCTCGCCCGCCAACTGCGGAACGAACATTTACAGATGTCGGCGCTTAAAGGGCTGGGGCATGGTTATAGAGAGCTTGACAACCATCGCATGGCAATTTCTTGCTACCAGCAGTGGCTGGAGATTGCGAAGAAAAGCGGCGATCGCGACGAACAAGTGCAGGCCATGTATAGCTTGCGCAAGCTGCATAGTACCCTGGTCAAAGCCAATTAA
- a CDS encoding ABC transporter permease, whose amino-acid sequence MQRYWRTLRLFWSTAIAAEMEYRLNFVLAAVSSLGSLVGSLFGLFLFYRTGYTFSGWQWEEALVVLAVFTILQGFAATFLIPNLSRIVDRVQQGTLDFVLLKPISSQFWLSTHTISPWGLPDCIFGLIILGYAGTKLHLGIASYLFGAIPLLLGFLSLYSIWFMLGATSIWFVKIYNVTEVLRGFLEAGRFPMVAYPTSYRFFFTFVIPVAFLTTVPSETLLGRGEIIWILGAAILAGSLFFASRIFWGFALRFYTSASS is encoded by the coding sequence ATGCAGAGATACTGGCGGACGTTAAGGTTATTCTGGAGTACGGCGATCGCAGCAGAGATGGAATACCGTCTTAATTTTGTCCTGGCGGCAGTAAGTAGTTTGGGCAGCCTTGTTGGGAGCTTATTCGGTCTATTTCTGTTTTATCGAACCGGCTATACATTTTCCGGTTGGCAATGGGAAGAAGCTTTAGTAGTACTGGCAGTTTTCACAATTTTGCAAGGATTTGCTGCTACTTTCCTCATCCCCAATCTCAGCCGCATTGTCGATCGCGTCCAGCAGGGAACCTTGGATTTTGTTTTACTCAAACCAATTAGCAGCCAATTCTGGCTATCAACACATACTATTTCACCTTGGGGCCTACCGGATTGTATTTTTGGGTTAATTATCTTGGGTTACGCTGGTACGAAACTGCATTTGGGAATTGCTAGCTATCTATTTGGTGCTATCCCTTTGCTATTAGGATTTCTCAGCCTCTACAGCATTTGGTTTATGCTGGGCGCTACCAGTATTTGGTTTGTCAAAATCTATAACGTTACAGAAGTTCTCAGAGGCTTTTTAGAGGCAGGACGCTTTCCTATGGTTGCCTACCCTACTTCCTATCGCTTCTTTTTTACCTTTGTAATTCCCGTCGCATTTTTAACGACGGTGCCGTCTGAAACTTTGCTGGGTCGGGGTGAAATTATCTGGATACTGGGAGCCGCTATTCTAGCCGGATCGCTTTTCTTTGCTTCGCGAATATTTTGGGGCTTCGCATTGCGTTTCTATACCAGTGCTTCCAGTTAG
- a CDS encoding calcium-binding protein: MDFFDLTDGPDNRTFAPGEVAGRAVRGLGGDDTVSGSGDDEDINGNLGNDVIDGRGGNDTIRGGQQNDFLTGSDGNDLVNGNLGDDNVGGNAGDDIVRGGQGSDGLNGDDGNDFLYGDFGQDFLIGGGGDDVFVLRTDTAIANAALADQILDFGQGGDLIGLTGGLTESGISLVSGGGSLPFTAADTLIRIGTTGDFLGVVLNFTPGQLAGRFTSAPD, translated from the coding sequence ATGGATTTTTTCGATTTAACTGATGGTCCAGATAACCGTACGTTTGCACCAGGTGAGGTGGCTGGTCGTGCGGTAAGGGGTTTAGGGGGTGACGATACGGTTAGTGGCTCAGGCGATGACGAAGATATCAACGGCAACCTGGGAAACGACGTCATTGACGGTCGTGGTGGCAACGATACCATTCGAGGGGGTCAACAAAACGACTTTCTGACTGGTAGCGACGGCAACGACCTGGTTAACGGTAACTTAGGAGACGATAATGTTGGTGGTAATGCTGGTGACGATATAGTGCGCGGCGGTCAGGGCAGTGACGGTTTGAACGGTGACGATGGTAACGATTTTCTCTACGGCGATTTCGGTCAGGATTTTCTGATCGGAGGTGGTGGAGACGATGTTTTTGTACTCCGAACCGATACGGCGATAGCTAACGCAGCGCTAGCGGATCAAATTCTCGATTTTGGTCAGGGTGGCGATCTGATCGGCCTTACTGGTGGTCTCACTGAATCTGGTATCTCTCTAGTTTCTGGTGGTGGCAGCCTGCCATTTACTGCGGCTGACACGCTGATTAGAATTGGTACAACTGGTGACTTCCTGGGCGTTGTTTTGAATTTTACTCCAGGTCAATTAGCTGGGCGTTTTACCAGCGCTCCAGACTAA